From one Lotus japonicus ecotype B-129 chromosome 3, LjGifu_v1.2 genomic stretch:
- the LOC130749051 gene encoding uncharacterized protein LOC130749051, whose amino-acid sequence MGKAKKGPKFAVRKKLVTSKAIKNYKEEVLNPEKKNLLKEKLPRNIPSYSSALFFQYNTALGPPYRVLVDTNFINFSIQNKLDLEKGMMDCLYAKCTPCITDCVMAELEKLGQKYRVALRIAKDPRFERILCTHKGTYADDCLVERVTQHKCYIVATCDRDLKRRIRKIPGVPIMYITKHKYSIERLPEATIGGAPRI is encoded by the exons ATGGGTAAAGCTAAGAAGGGACCCAAATTTGCGGTTAGGAAGAAGCTTGTTACTTCCAAAGCAATTAAAAA CTATAAAGAAGAAGTTTTGAACCCAGAAAAGAAGAACCTTCTAAAGGAAAAGTTACCCAGAAACAT TCCAAGTTATTCTTCAGCTCTTTTCTTTCAATACAATACTGCATTGGGACCCCCTTATCGTGTTCTGGTGGATACCAACTTCATCAATTTCTCTATCCAGAATAAA TTGGATCTGGAGAAGGGAATGATGGACTGCTTATATGCGAAAT GTACCCCTTGTATCACAGACTGTGTGATGGCAGAACTTGAGAAGTTAGGACAGAAATATCGTGTAGCTTTAAG GATTGCGAAAGATCCTCGATTTGAGAGAATACTATGTACTCATAAAGGGACCTATGCTGATGACTGCCTTGTTGAGAGAGTTACTCAG CATAAGTGCTACATTGTTGCAACATGTGATCGGGACTTGAAGAGAAGGATCCGGAAG ATTCCTGGTGTGCCAATAATGTACATCACCAAACACAAGTACTCAATTGAGCGGTTGCCTGAAGCAACAATTGGTGGAG CACCCAGAATTTGA
- the LOC130748167 gene encoding mitochondrial carnitine/acylcarnitine carrier-like protein produces MGDVAKDLAAGTVGGASQLIVGHPFDTIKVKLQSQPTPLPGQPPKFSGAFDAVKQTIAAEGPRGLFKGMGAPLATVAAFNAVLFTVRGQMETIVRSHPGAPLTVSQQFICGAGAGVAVSFLACPTELIKCRLQAQSALGGSGAAVVAVKYGGPMDVARQVLRSEGGTKGLFKGLVPTMAREIPGNAIMFGVYEAIKQRIAGGTDTSGLGRGSLIVAGGLAGASFWFLVYPTDVVKSVIQVDDYKNPKFYGSLDAFRKIQATQGFKGLYKGFGPAMARSIPANAACFLAYEMTRSALG; encoded by the exons ATGGGAGACGTGGCTAAGGACCTCGCAGCTGGGACTGTTGGAGGGGCATCACAATTGATAGTTGGACACCCCTTTGACACcatcaaggtcaagctccaaAGCCAGCCTACACCACTCCCCGGTCAGCCTCCCAAGTTTTCTGGTGCATTTGATGCCGTCAAGCAGACAATAGCAGCTGAAGGTCCGAGGGGTTTATTCAAAGGTATGGGTGCCCCGCTTGCTACGGTAGCAGCCTTCAATGCTGTCCTGTTTACAGTGAGGGGACAAATGGAAACAATAGTGAGGTCCCATCCTGGTGCTCCCCTCACAGTCAGTCAGCAGTTTATTTGTGGAGCTGGAGCTGGAGTTGCTGTTTCCTTTCTTGCTTGCCCAACTGAATTAATCAAATGCAG GTTGCAAGCACAAAGTGCACTTGGTGGCTCCGGAGCAGCTGTTGTGGCTGTTAAGTACGGAGGACCCATGGATGTGGCCAGGCAGGTTCTCCGGTCAGAGGGGGGGACGAAAGGTCTTTTCAAGGGCTTGGTTCCCACCATGGCACGTGAGATACCTGGAAATGCTATCATGTTTGGTGTATATGAAGCAATAAAGCAACGGATTGCCGGAGGCACTGATACTTCTGGACTAGGTAGAGGTTCTCTGATTGTTGCAGGAGGCTTGGCTGGAGCTTCCTTCTGGTTCCTGGTTTACCCAACTGATGTTGTTAAAAGTGTGATTCAAGTAGATGACTACAAAAACCCAAAGTTTTATGGCTCATTAGATGCTTTCAGAAAGATTCAAGCTACACAGGGGTTCAAAGGCCTTTATAAAGGTTTTGGTCCTGCAATGGCCCGAAGTATTCCTGCAAATGCCGCTTGCTTCTTGGCATATGAGATGACAAGATCAGCATTGGGATGA
- the LOC130709468 gene encoding uncharacterized protein LOC130709468 yields the protein MRNKLIGEDLNVEFVNAENSNAVETSNSPAVDLSSDTQRISHVPSDPTPKVKIVGDKSAKLDMTLREIEPVGELDINKSADSDGSSGEQSPRATVVPLACISSTKKSTKMYLKSKEKMKSVGVESAEAIQVAETAKEPEVDVSVKSQISPPSKRPSPLMPKLLESQLLARNP from the exons atgaggaataAGTTGATTGGAGAG GATCTTAATGTCGAGTTTGTTAACGCTGAAAATTCCAATGCTGTGGAGACGTCTAATTCTCCTGCTGTTGACTTGAGTTCGGATACTCAGCGAATCTCTCATGTCCCTTCTGATCCAACTCCAAAAGTTAAA ATTGTTGGAGATAAGTCTGCAAAACTTGATATGACCCTAAGAGAGATTGAACCTGTTGGTGAATTGGACATCAATAAGTCTGCTGATTCCGATGGTTCCAGTGGCGAGCAATCTCCTCGAGCTACTGTTGTTCCTCTTGCTTGCATTAGTTCAACTAAGAAATCTACTAAAATGTATTTGAAGTCTAAGGAAAAG ATGAAGAGTGTTGGTGTTGAATCGGCTGAAGCTATCCAAGTTGCTGAAACTGCTAAAGAGCCTGAAGTGGATGTATCTGTTAAAAGCCAGATTTCCCCTCCTTCCAAGCGTCCATCCCCCCTGATGCCGAAGTTGTTGGAGTCTCAGTTGCTGGCAAGAAACCCCTGA
- the LOC130748847 gene encoding mitochondrial carnitine/acylcarnitine carrier-like protein codes for MGDVAKDLAAGTVGGASQLIVGHPFDTIKVKLQSQPTLLPGQPPKFSGAFDAVKQTIAAEGPRGLFKGMGAPLATVATFNAVLFTVRGQMETTVRSHPGAPLTVSQQFICGAGAGVAVSFLRCPTELIKCRLQAQSALGGSGAADGAVKYGGSMDVARQVLRSEGGTKGLFKGLVPTMAREIPGNAIMFGVYEAINQWIAGGTDTSGLGRGSLIVAGGLAGASFWLLVYPTDVVKSVIQVDDYKNPKFYGSLDAFRKIQATQGFKGLYKGFGPAMARSIPANAIVFLAYEMTRSALG; via the exons ATGGGAGACGTGGCTAAGGACCTCGCAGCTGGGACTGTTGGAGGGGCATCACAATTGATAGTTGGACACCCCTTTGACACcatcaaggtcaagctccaaAGCCAGCCTACACTACTCCCCGGTCAGCCTCCCAAGTTTTCTGGTGCATTTGATGCCGTCAAGCAGACAATAGCAGCTGAAGGTCCGAGGGGTTTATTCAAAGGTATGGGTGCCCCGCTTGCTACGGTAGCAACCTTCAATGCTGTCCTGTTTACAGTGAGGGGACAAATGGAAACAACAGTGAGGTCCCATCCTGGTGCTCCCCTCACAGTCAGTCAGCAGTTTATTTGTGGAGCTGGAGCTGGAGTTGCTGTTTCCTTTCTTCGTTGCCCAACTGAATTAATCAAATGCAG GTTGCAAGCACAAAGTGCACTTGGTGGCTCCGGAGCAGCTGATGGGGCTGTTAAGTACGGAGGATCCATGGATGTGGCCAGGCAGGTTCTCCGGTCAGAGGGAGGCACAAAAGGTCTTTTCAAGGGCTTGGTTCCCACCATGGCACGTGAGATACCTGGAAATGCTATCATGTTTGGTGTATATGAAGCAATAAATCAATGGATTGCAGGAGGCACTGATACTTCTGGACTAGGTAGAGGTTCTCTGATTGTTGCAGGAGGCTTGGCTGGAGCTTCCTTCTGGTTGCTGGTTTACCCAACTGATGTTGTTAAAAGTGTGATTCAAGTAGATGACTACAAAAACCCAAAGTTTTATGGCTCATTAGATGCTTTCAGAAAGATTCAAGCTACACAGGGGTTCAAAGGCCTTTATAAAGGTTTTGGTCCTGCAATGGCCCGAAGTATTCCTGCAAATGCAATTGTCTTCTTAGCATATGAGATGACAAGATCAGCATTGGGATGA